From Fibrobacter sp. UWEL, a single genomic window includes:
- a CDS encoding chloride channel protein, producing the protein MSQFIKRFNRFLVVNGYMPKIFLAAVIGFVTGLVAVAFHFGLGLATSLVKMPWTGENALPWWTFAIMPAIGGLIVGVIIYVIAKAPETAGQGTDNMIKSFHHEGGKIRKRVAPVKFLTSIITLATGGSAGYEGPISQIGSGVASTLCHGFKMPQSLRRQFTLAGTAAGLGSIFKAPLAGALTSVEVLYREDFESNAFATSIVSSVVAFTVYIAFVGTEPAIAGVPVFPFANAVELGCCAVLGILCFPFSYLYVRCYSESENRFARWQVPNWIKPAIGGLMISVLVLAYPEVAGGGFEFIGEVMGAMMPHTIWGVLLLLAIVLAKIVATGLTVGSGGSGGVFGPSLFIGGVLGAAFAGVCELVAPGVIRSPEMFILVGMAAFFAGAAKAPIAGVVMVCEMTGSYSLLPGLLIAAVMHIAFSRPWSIYKSQVLNKFASPAHRGDMDVDVLKVTTVGDVIEHCEMKTLRGEDSLSDVLKDIEVDYVYPVYEGTSRTPAGLSLGHEHTGTYIGLLDMSIVKNAYISSPDLIQHLLISDCTVRAPMLLDTMDLHSALRIFVRTSLQELCVKNKNGEVIGVLSHGAIFKAYDKIVQQKAS; encoded by the coding sequence ATGTCACAATTTATTAAGCGGTTTAACAGATTCCTGGTGGTCAACGGCTATATGCCGAAGATCTTCCTTGCGGCTGTAATCGGTTTTGTGACGGGTCTTGTGGCGGTTGCCTTCCATTTTGGTTTGGGACTGGCAACATCCTTGGTGAAAATGCCCTGGACAGGGGAAAACGCTCTTCCCTGGTGGACTTTCGCCATTATGCCTGCCATTGGCGGCTTAATTGTGGGTGTCATCATTTATGTCATCGCCAAGGCTCCCGAAACTGCGGGACAGGGCACGGATAACATGATCAAGTCCTTCCATCATGAAGGTGGAAAGATTCGTAAACGTGTCGCTCCCGTAAAATTCTTGACCAGTATTATCACGCTGGCTACTGGCGGTAGTGCTGGTTACGAAGGCCCCATTTCCCAGATTGGTTCCGGAGTGGCATCCACCCTCTGTCATGGCTTCAAAATGCCCCAGAGTTTGCGTCGCCAGTTTACTTTGGCAGGTACTGCCGCTGGCCTGGGCTCTATCTTCAAGGCTCCTCTGGCAGGTGCGTTGACTTCTGTGGAAGTCCTTTACCGCGAAGATTTTGAATCCAATGCATTTGCGACTTCGATCGTTTCTTCCGTCGTTGCCTTTACTGTCTATATTGCCTTTGTGGGGACGGAACCTGCTATTGCGGGCGTCCCGGTGTTCCCCTTTGCCAATGCGGTGGAATTGGGATGCTGTGCTGTTCTTGGCATATTGTGCTTCCCCTTCTCTTACTTGTATGTGCGCTGCTATAGCGAATCCGAGAATCGATTTGCCCGCTGGCAAGTTCCCAACTGGATTAAGCCTGCTATTGGCGGCCTGATGATTTCTGTGCTGGTGCTGGCTTACCCCGAAGTGGCTGGTGGTGGTTTTGAATTCATCGGCGAAGTGATGGGTGCCATGATGCCTCATACCATCTGGGGTGTTTTACTGCTGCTTGCCATTGTGCTGGCAAAGATTGTGGCAACAGGATTGACGGTGGGTTCCGGCGGATCCGGTGGCGTATTCGGACCGTCCCTGTTTATCGGTGGCGTGCTGGGAGCTGCCTTTGCGGGCGTTTGCGAACTGGTTGCCCCTGGCGTGATTCGTTCTCCCGAAATGTTTATCTTGGTAGGCATGGCCGCTTTCTTTGCTGGAGCTGCCAAGGCTCCCATTGCAGGCGTGGTCATGGTTTGCGAAATGACCGGAAGTTACAGCTTGCTGCCTGGACTTTTGATTGCAGCCGTGATGCACATTGCCTTCTCCAGACCTTGGAGCATTTACAAGAGCCAGGTCCTGAACAAGTTTGCTTCCCCTGCTCACCGTGGCGACATGGATGTGGATGTGTTGAAGGTAACCACCGTCGGCGATGTGATTGAACATTGCGAAATGAAAACCCTCCGCGGTGAAGATTCCCTTTCCGACGTCCTGAAGGATATTGAAGTGGACTACGTCTATCCCGTTTACGAAGGTACTTCCAGAACACCTGCGGGACTTTCCCTCGGCCACGAACATACGGGAACTTACATCGGCTTGCTGGATATGTCCATCGTGAAGAATGCTTACATCAGCTCTCCGGACTTGATTCAGCACTTGCTGATTTCCGACTGTACCGTAAGGGCCCCCATGCTGCTGGATACTATGGATTTGCATTCCGCTCTGCGGATTTTCGTTCGCACGTCGCTGCAGGAACTTTGCGTTAAGAATAAGAACGGGGAAGTGATAGGCGTCTTAAGCCACGGCGCCATCTTTAAGGCATACGACAAGATTGTGCAGCAGAAAGCGAGTTGA
- a CDS encoding tRNA-dihydrouridine synthase family protein, translating to MKPIYFAPLQGFTECAYRQAHFSYVGGVDAYYTPFLRVEKGEVRPKDLRNLQQDLEFIKSQRTNECHCENQAYQASDDETSHFYNVIPQVICRDAAELRILIDAIQKQKQDYGFAADEVFPQIDINMGCPFPMQAKSGRGSGLLPRVDAVKEIFQEISKRATPRHSERSEESIKFSVKMRLGYTSPEECLALLPLLNEAPLAHITMHPRLGIQQYKGALDFEGFKAFYEGCKHPVIFNGDISSTKDIQAIADRFPNLKGIMIGRGLLANPALATQYQAGSKKTGNPIPALIKIHSSLLADYRKRLQGDSQILDKIRPFWTYATEAAQTNPEMSNYLPKHTIKKIAKARNLSEYLDAVNELG from the coding sequence ATGAAGCCAATCTACTTCGCTCCCCTTCAAGGATTTACCGAATGCGCTTACCGCCAAGCGCATTTTTCTTATGTAGGCGGAGTGGACGCGTACTACACCCCCTTCCTTCGGGTGGAAAAAGGTGAAGTCCGCCCCAAGGATTTGCGGAATCTACAGCAGGACCTGGAATTCATCAAAAGCCAACGAACCAATGAATGTCATTGCGAGAATCAGGCATACCAAGCAAGTGATGATGAAACCAGTCACTTTTACAACGTCATTCCGCAGGTCATCTGCCGCGACGCAGCAGAACTCCGCATTCTAATAGACGCTATCCAAAAGCAGAAACAAGATTACGGTTTTGCAGCCGATGAAGTCTTCCCGCAAATAGACATTAATATGGGGTGCCCCTTCCCCATGCAGGCAAAGTCGGGCCGCGGTTCCGGGCTCCTCCCGCGAGTAGACGCCGTAAAGGAAATCTTCCAGGAAATATCAAAACGAGCAACCCCTCGTCATTCTGAACGTAGTGAAGAATCCATTAAATTCAGCGTCAAGATGCGTCTAGGCTACACCTCCCCCGAGGAATGTCTAGCCCTATTGCCTCTCCTGAATGAAGCCCCCCTCGCCCACATCACGATGCACCCGCGGTTAGGCATCCAACAGTATAAGGGCGCTCTGGACTTCGAAGGATTCAAGGCGTTCTACGAGGGTTGCAAACATCCCGTTATATTCAACGGTGACATCTCCAGCACTAAGGACATTCAAGCCATCGCTGACCGCTTCCCGAACCTCAAGGGGATCATGATCGGCCGCGGCCTGCTGGCCAATCCCGCATTGGCAACGCAATATCAAGCTGGTTCAAAAAAAACAGGCAATCCCATCCCGGCGCTCATCAAAATACACAGTTCCCTTCTGGCCGATTACCGCAAGCGTCTCCAGGGCGATTCCCAAATCCTGGATAAGATTCGCCCCTTCTGGACATACGCCACAGAAGCCGCCCAGACCAATCCAGAAATGTCCAACTATCTCCCAAAGCACACTATAAAGAAAATCGCCAAGGCCAGAAACCTCAGCGAATATCTAGACGCAGTTAACGAGCTTGGTTAA
- a CDS encoding peptidoglycan DD-metalloendopeptidase family protein produces MNFKTIITLCALPLAIFAQDANTAPNEAAQSVAVTESEFSGNPAIDSADAGNIDAPAKAISESEASAAAVAAVDTEADSTSEADDEKEMSQEEADAELAAAMESDAANGNSKLALDMSKAAIPTESRRIAGPYGLRTYRMHRGVDLGLCHGEDRTIVAAFAGKVKLVRNQGRRKGYGKYVIIDHGNGLTTLYAHLASWKVKVGDELQAGDTVGVGGNTGRSFGAHLHFEMKYNGVYIDPTTVFNFQEGNYVSAMAEIDPAQIQAVEDEYQKELSKHRYYKVRRGDCLGKIARKYGTTVGKLKRLNGLRSDSIRPGQVLKCS; encoded by the coding sequence ATGAATTTCAAGACGATCATTACCCTCTGTGCCCTGCCCCTGGCTATTTTCGCCCAGGATGCAAACACAGCGCCCAATGAAGCCGCCCAAAGCGTGGCTGTTACCGAAAGTGAATTTTCTGGCAATCCCGCCATTGACTCCGCCGACGCAGGCAACATCGATGCTCCTGCAAAGGCAATTTCCGAATCAGAGGCATCAGCAGCAGCTGTTGCAGCGGTTGACACCGAAGCCGATAGCACCTCCGAAGCCGATGACGAAAAGGAAATGTCCCAGGAAGAAGCGGACGCCGAACTGGCCGCTGCCATGGAAAGCGATGCCGCCAATGGCAACAGCAAGCTTGCCCTGGACATGAGCAAGGCCGCCATCCCCACCGAAAGCCGACGTATTGCAGGTCCCTATGGACTACGCACCTACCGCATGCACCGCGGTGTTGACCTGGGCTTGTGTCATGGAGAAGACCGCACCATCGTCGCAGCATTTGCAGGCAAGGTGAAGCTGGTTCGTAACCAGGGTCGCCGTAAAGGTTACGGCAAGTATGTGATTATCGATCACGGAAATGGCCTTACTACACTCTACGCCCACTTGGCTAGCTGGAAGGTAAAGGTGGGTGACGAACTCCAGGCTGGCGACACCGTAGGTGTTGGCGGCAACACGGGACGTTCCTTCGGCGCACACCTCCATTTCGAAATGAAGTATAATGGCGTCTATATTGACCCCACTACCGTCTTCAATTTCCAGGAAGGCAATTACGTTTCTGCCATGGCAGAAATCGACCCGGCGCAAATCCAGGCCGTGGAAGACGAATACCAGAAGGAACTTTCCAAGCACCGCTACTACAAGGTACGTCGTGGCGATTGCCTGGGTAAGATCGCCCGCAAGTACGGAACCACCGTAGGCAAGCTGAAACGCCTCAATGGCCTCCGCAGCGACAGCATCCGCCCGGGTCAAGTGCTGAAATGTTCCTAA